A window of Phyllobacterium sp. T1293 contains these coding sequences:
- a CDS encoding winged helix-turn-helix transcriptional regulator, whose product MKPKHFQVTSACTAVNHILARVGDKWTVLVINYLGNGSMRFNELKRTINGISQKMLTSTLRGLERDGFVTRTVYPTIPPRVDYELTELGRELLVPVRGLADFAIQNEHRIANARARFDTGHGAEIAANFAEAAE is encoded by the coding sequence TTGAAACCGAAGCACTTTCAAGTAACCTCTGCCTGCACGGCGGTGAATCACATTCTGGCCCGTGTCGGAGACAAATGGACCGTGCTGGTTATCAACTATCTGGGCAATGGTTCAATGCGCTTTAATGAATTGAAGCGAACCATTAACGGTATTTCGCAAAAGATGCTGACCAGCACACTGCGCGGGCTTGAGCGTGATGGCTTTGTCACGCGCACGGTTTATCCAACCATTCCGCCACGCGTTGATTACGAACTGACGGAGCTTGGCCGCGAATTGCTCGTGCCGGTTCGCGGACTTGCCGACTTTGCCATTCAGAACGAACACCGTATCGCCAATGCGCGTGCCCGTTTCGATACTGGACATGGTGCTGAAATTGCCGCCAACTTCGCTGAAGCAGCCGAATAG